The genomic region AACTGCGGCATCATTGAAGAATAACGGCGAAGTCGCTTTCTTTAAAGGAAAAACAGACTCAATATCAGGAGAAGTGCGAAGTTTCCGTAATACAAAAAGTTTTTCCAGTACAGTTCATGTGATTAGTTCTGAAAAAGGCAATATTCTGATTGATCCCGGACACTATTCAGATGAACTTTCGGAGTATGTTGATTCTATAGGCGGTCTGGATGCTATACTGATTACACACGGACATTGGGATAATATCTATGCTTTAGATAAGGTTGCAGCGGCTAATCCGGGAGCTAAAATATATATACACGAGTCAGATTATGATTTTTTGCGTGACCCTGTACTGAATTGTTCAGATATAAACGGATTCTCTTTAATGGTTGATACAAAACCTCAGACTTTTACAGAAGGCAAATTTACAATTGGCGGGTATACATTTGAAATCATACATACGCCGGGACATACCTGCGGTTCATGCATATTTTACTTTGAAGAGGAAAACGTATTATTCGGCGGTGACACTATAATGGCAGAGCTTGTGGGCAGTGCAAAACACCCGACCGGTAATGAAAAGGAAAGACAGGATACTATAAAAATGTTTAAACAGCTTAAATTCTCTGATGATATGAAAGTCTTCGGAGGACACGGCAAGAATACTATTTACAAAGATTTGATGAAAACAAATGTAGATTTACGATAAAATATAAATACCCACTATTTTGTATAATTCTTTTATTTCAAGAAATTCCGGGAGCTAAAAAGCTCCTTTTTTGCTGTTATTTAGTAAATATAATAATACTGAAGCTGTTCATTTCAAAAGCACGATTTTCACTTATTTTCAGATTAAACGCAAACGAAAAAACTGTTTTTATAAACATATCATTCAAAAGAAAACATTTATTTGTTATAATTATACTATAAAATCTAAAGAGGAAGATATAAATGAGAAGAAAAGCAATTATTAAAATATCACTGGCTGTTTTTATAACTATAACTGTTATTATTACTTTCAGTTTTATCTTTGTTGAATTTCTAGGCCCTAAAATCAATGATAACTATGCAGATAAAAGATTAAATACGTTAGATTTTTCTCTGCTGCCTGATAATATTAAAGTAAAAGAGTTTTCAAAATACATTGGACATTCTGAAAAGGATTTTATCATCTGGATTGGATTTATCGCAGAAACAAAATTAACAGTTTCTCAGCTAAATAATATTGACGGATTTCAGGATGCTGATATCTCTGTCTACAGCCATGAAAATGCTAATCTGTTGAATTTCACAGGGACACAAAAAGAATTAACTGAAAACGACATAAGTAATCATTATATTATAGGCATTGTACTAAAACCCAAAACACCTTTTGATAAAAGAAACTGACTTATCTTATTTATAAAAGCAGATACCTGTCAAACTCTTCTTTATACAGGTGCCGAAAAAAATCCAAAAGAATATAAAAATGAAAAAACACGTTCAAAGTATTATTAATACTAACGTGTTTTTTCAGTCTCTATTCTGTATATGGGTCGGTTTAGTTTCTATCCTAATGTATAAGATTATAGGTACAATTTATTCTTATAACAAGAGTCTTTCTTATGTTTTATCAGATAAGTCCGCAGAATTTTCTGCTGCTTCCTGTTACAAGTTAGTCACCGCTTTAATACAGATTTTTATTTTTGACATTATTATTTTATTGGTGGTGTTCCTTCAGCATTTCCTATAATTGCATCAATTTGCACTAAAGCATTCATAGGCAGAACTGATACTCCTACTATTCTTCTTGCAGGTGTACCATTTGGGAAGAACTTTTTGTAAGCTTCATTTACAGCTTCAATATCTCCGATATTTTTAAGGAATATATTTATTTTAACTGTATCTTCCAACACATGATCAATACTTTCTACAATTGCTTTAATGTTTTTTAAGCACTGTTCAGTCTGCTCTTTTACTCCTCCGTCTACTATTTTACTAGTTTTTGGATCTAAAGGTAACTGAGCTGAAATATTATTATAATGAGAAAATGCTACTGTTTGTGTAGATATTGGACATTTTGGCGCATTTTCCGTATTATTTGCTTCTACGATAATCCCGTGTCTGTCTTCAATAGCCTGTGGCGGTGTACCGTCTCCGTGTGATACCACTGCTTCAATTTGTACTAAAGCACCCATAGGTAAATCTGCTGCTGCAACAGTTGTTCTTGCAGGAACATAAGCTACTGCTCTGGCAATTGCCGAGTCTGGGAAAAAAGTCGAATAAACTTCATTTACAGCTTCAAAATCAGAAAAATCTTTAAGGAATACAGTAATTTTAACGATATCATCAAAAGGAACATCGATACTTTCTAAAATTGCTTTGATATTCTTTAAACACTGTCTGGCCTGTTCTGTAACTCCGCC from Sebaldella sp. S0638 harbors:
- a CDS encoding MBL fold metallo-hydrolase, with the translated sequence MRIKIAGIMIMLVTIACGKIEEGKNFSLYSANKISKKSETAASLKNNGEVAFFKGKTDSISGEVRSFRNTKSFSSTVHVISSEKGNILIDPGHYSDELSEYVDSIGGLDAILITHGHWDNIYALDKVAAANPGAKIYIHESDYDFLRDPVLNCSDINGFSLMVDTKPQTFTEGKFTIGGYTFEIIHTPGHTCGSCIFYFEEENVLFGGDTIMAELVGSAKHPTGNEKERQDTIKMFKQLKFSDDMKVFGGHGKNTIYKDLMKTNVDLR
- a CDS encoding RidA family protein; this translates as MSNYNAVLARNTEKAPQSSLHSQTVAFSHYNNFSAQLPIDPKTGELVAGGIKDQAEQCFKNIKAIIDSIGHVMDDIVRITIFVKNIKDVDAVNEVYKTYYSSYLPTQTIVAVDALPMNALVQVEALVTNGEGTIPNAPQAGDLIKLTNNTENAPTSSLSTQTVAFSHYNNISAQLPIDPKTGRLVIGGVTEQARQCLKNIKAILESIDVPFDDIVKITVFLKDFSDFEAVNEVYSTFFPDSAIARAVAYVPARTTVAAADLPMGALVQIEAVVSHGDGTPPQAIEDRHGIIVEANNTENAPKCPISTQTVAFSHYNNISAQLPLDPKTSKIVDGGVKEQTEQCLKNIKAIVESIDHVLEDTVKINIFLKNIGDIEAVNEAYKKFFPNGTPARRIVGVSVLPMNALVQIDAIIGNAEGTPPIK